From the Eptesicus fuscus isolate TK198812 chromosome 19, DD_ASM_mEF_20220401, whole genome shotgun sequence genome, the window GGGTGTGActatatttcctttatttcttatgATTCTGTTTCTAAGGCCCAGGCCTATCCCAGAGTATCTGGGGCGACTCCCTACCAAGGGAGGAGAGGGCTGTTTAGCTGTGAGAGGTCCTGGCTCCAGGATCCTCAAAGTGGACAATTGTGCCAGGCCTGGGAAGGGAGCAAGACCAGGAGAAGATGCTGTGCtgggggagagcagggaaggtggtggtgggggggggggggggggctggcaaACACGTGGCCCCAGGCACCTGGGACTGGGCCTTCGGTGCCCGGGTTTGGTGGTCACGGTGGGGAGGTTGCTCTGCGGGGGTGCGGGTTGGGGGGAACACAGCTTAGCCCGGGACTGGTCGGGCTTCCTCCACACCGGCGGGCGGCACCTGCTGGGGCGCCCCTTCCCTCCAGGTCAACACTATGAGGCTCGCCTCGGTCACTCAGGCGCCAGCTCCGGGCACAGCGCCTCGCACGGGGGCTTGGAGACTCGCCTCTTCCTGCAGGGACAGCCAGCACGAGGACCCCATCCTGGGTCAGGCAGGGCCCAGCCGGCCCTGAGCCGTCGCATCCTCGCCTCCAGCGGGACCCGACGTCGGAGCTCTAGACGCGGAACCGCTAAACCTCCCCGCGGCCACCAGGGGCCGCTGTCGCCCCTGCAGCCGCTCCGCCGCGGGGCATTGCGCAGGCGTAGGACCCGGAACCTCCGCGCTCAGCTTCCGGGCCCGGCCGGACTGTGTTCACCGCCGTCCCGGTCCCCCGCGAGCCGGCTCCAACCGCCAGGTGAGGGGTGGTCGCGGGCGGCCCGCTCACTCTCGCTCTCGGCCCCGCGTAGCCCGGGACCGGCACCATGTACGCCGTGTACAAGCAGGCGCACCCGCCCACCGGCCTCGAGTTCTCCATGTACTGCAACTTCTTCAACAACAGCGAGCGCAACCTCGTGGTGGCCGGCACCTCGCAGCTCTACGTGTACCGCCTGAACCGCGACGCCGAGGTAGGCCCGCGCCGCCGGCTCCCGCCCTCCACCGCCCAGTGCTCGCCGGGGCGGCggcccaggtgccagggagaAGCCCGCGGGTCGCAGCGCCTGAGCGCGAGGCTGCCACGTGACCCTGCCGGccccagcacccctcctgccTGGGCGTGCGCCCGCCCTCGTGCATCGTACTTGCTCTTTTGTTTCTCCAACCAAGTCGGGGTGGGAACGCCTGCTGTGGGGTCGGTAGTGGGTGAACAAAACCTAAAAAGAACGGGgtcggggacccccccccaaaaaaaaaggagacGCACCTGTGAGCACACGTGGGTTGCAACTAGCGGACGGGGGAGCAGACGATGGAGGAGGCCGAGTGTTTCCAGCTGGCGGAGTGGGAGTTGGTCGGGGGAGGACAGGGAAGCGCAGGGAGCTCAGCCGGAGAGGAAGGCGAGGGGCGCTTGGGTTGCTGGAGGGTGAGCGCCAGAGGCGGCTTCTTAGCTGCTCTTGAAGGGCGAGTGAGCCTTAGGGTCACGGATGAGTGGAGGGTGCGCCGGCTGCGGGGACGCCCTCCGCAGAGGCCGGGCAGGTGagcggggcagggccagcagagcTGGGCCGGGATGTGGAGTAGACGGTCCGGTGAGCGTGGGCAGCCCTGAGTGCACAGGGAAGGAGGAGACGGAGGAGTAACTGGTAGGAAAAGAAGGCTCGTTGCAAAGACGCGCGAGTCGGCAGCGTGTTGGCGGGAAGGGAAGGAGCCAGGAGAGCAGGGTTGGAGGGCCCAGCCCGCCGAGCCCTCAGGAAGCTGTTCATGCCCTTAAAAGAGCTGAAAAAACCCCAAAGACGAATCCTCGACAGATGAGACCAGACTGCAAAGGCTGCGCCCCGCATCTGCTCTCGGGCCCTTCCCAGGGAAGTTTGCCAACTCGCACACCAGAGGGTAACGTGCGGGCAGGAAGCGATGCcgtgggggagctgggcagggtCCCGAGTGGGTGCGCGGTGTGGTCCTGGCCCCCGACAGTGTCCTGGAGCTGCGAGCAGCGCTGTGCCCCTGGCCACACCCCCGCGGGCGGCTCCGGGCATCACAAAGCACAGTTCCCGGCTCATCCATCAACGTTCTTCATCTCAAAGATGCAATAAGTTTCTCACTAGATTTAGTAATCCCCCAAATTCACATGAAAGagacaaaaattaagaatatccAAGGTAATTCTAGAGATGGCCGAGGTGGTGTCCTTGCCCGGCAGGAGTGtcgagaagtgtgtgtgtgtgtgtgtgtgtgtgtgtgtgttttaaagctgCTTCTTAAGACCGACTTAGGGCGATGTTACACTTTCTCAGTAGTTTTTACTTGTGAACTGACCTCTTAGTCATGAAGTGTCTCTTTTTAACTCGAATACTTTTCACCTGAAGACCCACCCTGTCCAGGAGGAACAGGTCTTCTCGTTGGAGTGTTTGTCCACACGGATGTGGTCCCGGTATTTGGGGCTGAAGGACTGTCTCAGTGTCTTCCtgtttgttcctttatttctCACTGTTTCCTTCTTCTTGGCTTCACTTTGTATCAGTcgtgtgtttttatttgttttttgttgcacGTTTTGTGTCATTTCCTCATTAGTTACATTGGAGATACAGCAGGTCTCCTTGATTTAGGACATTTTTGGCTCAAATGAGCCCTTTTGCCCCAAGTGACACAGCATTTGTATGCTCTAGCCTGTTTACACCCTCCCCCTTGGTCTGCGGCCCCGTGTTTCACtctggggcagagccaggcaggtTAGGGGTGTGTAGAGCATCTGCCCAACCTCTGGTCCTGCTTGGGGTGGGCTCGAGAAGCCTGTGTCCAGGGTGGGGGTCCACGTGTGAGCCCGTGGCGCTGGGTGTGCGTGGCTCTCCATAGGCCTCGTGCTCCCCACTCCATGAGGGTCCAGTCGGGGCCGCCCTGGTGGTCGTTCCTCCTCGTCCTTCCACGAGGTGGGGCCACGGGTGCAGCAGCGcctcctcactgcctcccctccttcctccaggccCCGGCCAAGAATGACAGGAGCACAGGTGAGCACCCGGGGGGCTGTGCCGGCCACATGCCTGAGGGTGGGCGGCTGCGGCGAGGGAACCAAACCTGTACCCGCCACCTCTCCCCCAGAGGGCAAGGCGCACAGGGAGCACCGGGAGAAGCTGGAACTGGtggcctccttctccttcttcggCAACGTCATGTCCATGGCCAGCGTGCAGCTGGCAGGCGCCAAGCGGGATGCCCTGCTGCTGAGCTTCAAAGACGCCAAGGTGGGCAGCGGGCTTGGTGGGGTCCTGGGCACAGCGGGGGTGGTGGTTGGCAGGCTGGCAGGGCTCAGCGGCGGTTGAAGCTCTGGCCTGCTGTCCCCAGCTGTCGGTGGTGGAGTACGACCCAGGCACCCATGACCTGAAGACGCTGTCTCTGCACTACTTCGAGGAGCCGGAGCTGCGGGTAGGCAGGctgtgccccgccccgccccgccccttcctccccccaccgcccagcCCGTGCCCACCCCCTTGCTTCCCTCGAGGTctccccctggcccctggccccatgGCCTGCCCGATGGCTCTCCTCCCCAGGACGGGTTCGTGCAGAACGTGCACGCGCCGCGGGTGCGTGTGGACCCCGACGGGCGCTGCGCGGCCATGCTCACCTACGGCACGCGGCTGGTGGTGCTGCCCTTCCGCAGGGAGAGCCTGGCCGAGGAGCACGAGGGGCTCGTGGGCGAGGGGTGAGTGCCGGGGCACGGGGGCCGagcccgcccgccctccgccctccgccctccgcccgctGAAGCCCTCGCCCCCCAGGCAGAGGTCCAGCTTCCTGCCCAGCTACATCATCGACGTCCGGGCGCTGGACGAGAAGCTGCTCAACATCGTCGACCTGCAGTTCCTGCACGGCTACTACGAGCCCACCCTGCTCATCCTGTTCGAGCCCAACCAGACGTGGCCCGGGTGAGGCCCGTCTGCGGGgggccccggggggtgggggcgggacccccggggggcgggggcgggacccCTGGCTGACCCACCTGCCGGCCCGGGTGAGGCCCCTCTGCGgggggccccgggggggggggcgggccccctgggggggggggggggggggggggggcgggaccccTGGCTGACCCACCTGCCGGGCCGGGTGAGGCCCCTCTGCGGtgggccccgggggcgggggcgggacccccggggggcgggggcgggacccCTGGCTGACCCACCTGCCGGTCCCAGGCGGGTGGCCGTGCGGCAGGACACGTGCTCCATCGTGGCCATTTCACTGAACATCACCCAGAAGGTGCACCCGGTCATCTGGTCCCTCACCAGCCTGCCCTTCGACTGCACCCAGGCCCTGGCGGTGCCCAAGCCCATAGGTGAGAGCCTGGCGGGTTGGGGGAGGTAGTGGGGAGCGCCcgggccctgcccaccagcctgtCCTCCTCCAGGTGGGGTCGTGGTCTTTGCAGTCAACTCGCTCCTGTACCTGAACCAGAGCGTACCCCCGTACGGCGTGGCCCTCAACAGCCTCACCTCAGGCACCACCGCCTTCCCTCTGCGTGAGTGTGCgtcgggcagggctgggggggggtggggcggggggcgctgctGGGTCcctgacacccctcccccgcctcaaCAGGCACCCAGGAGGGTGTGCGGATCACTCTTGACTGTGCCCAGGCGGCCTTCATCTCCTACGACAAGATGGTCATCTCCCTCAAGGGCGGAGAGATGTGAGTCCCCCTTCAGGGAGCCCTGTACCCCCAGCGTTGTcgtcccgcccgcccccgccccgggagcCTTGCCCAGCTCAGCATCCCTCTCCCACAGCTACGTGCTGACCCTCATCACCGATGGGATGCGCAGCGTCCGTGCCTTCCACTTTGACAAGGCCGCCGCCAGCGTGCTCACCAGCAGCGTGAGTGGGGGCTGCGGGCAGGcttgggtctgggtctgggtccaGTCCCCCCTcaccaccgcccccgcccccgccccctcagaTGGTCACCATGGAGCCTGGGTACCTGTTCCTTGGCTCTCGCCTGGGCAACTCCCTCCTTCTCAAGTACACGGAGAAGCTGCAGGAGGCTCCGGCCAGTGCTGTCCGGGAGGCCGCTGACAAGGTGGGTGCTGGGGGTGTCTGTGAGGACTCTGCCCCTGTGCAGGGTGTCCCCAGGGCTGCTCACCGCCTTCCTACTTCACAGGAAGAGCCTTTGTCAAAGAAGAAGCGAGTGGACTCCACAGTGGGCTGGTCAGGTGAGGGGTGAGAGGGCAGGGGGCAAGGGCGGTGCTGGGGCCAGAGAACAGGGCAGCTCAGAGCGCTCCGTGTGCTGCAGGTGGCCAGTCCGGGCCGCAGGACGAGGTGGACGAGATCGAAGTGTACGGCAGCGAAGCCCAGTCGGGCACACAACTGGCCACTTACTCCTTTGAGGTGAGGTTGTGCTCAGAAGGGGCCCCACCCTGGCGGGCCCACCCGCCTGACCACTGCTCTGCCCTCAGGTGTGTGACAGCATCCTCAACATTGGACCCTGTGCCAACGCGGCCATGGGCGAGCCCGCCTTCCTGTCTGAAGAGGTGCCCGGGTTGGGAAGGCGGGCGGGGGGCAGTGTGCAGGTTGGCGGGTGGTTTGCCTGGGGGCCCTGTCCTCACCTCGGCCCCTACAGTTTCAGAACAGCCCTGAGCCGGACCTGGAGATCGTGATGTGTTCTGGCTACGGCAAGAACGGGGCCCTGTCTGTactgcaggtgtgtgtggggggcaggccagggtggggcctCCTGGGGACCTGGGTGGACAGATGCACCCCATTGTCCTTCCAGAAGAGCATCCGGCCCCAGGTGGTGACGACCTTTGAACTCCCTGGCTGTTACGACATGTGGACAGTGGTTGCCCCTGTGCGCAAGGAGCAGGTGCGTGCGCCCCAGGCTGCAAGAAGGCCCCGAGGGGCAACAGGTGCCATGTTTGTGAggcggaggggcagggggctgagGCAGGCCCAGCTGTGCAGGTCCCAGCGGATGCGTCAGAACTTGCTCTGGCTCGGCCGTGGGGCCGCCCCTCCAGCACCGGGCTGGGTGGTGAGGTGTGCTCTCTGCCCTCCCATCACAGGAGGAGACCCCTCAGGGCGAGGGCGCGGAGCAGGAGCCCAGCACCCCTGACACAGAGGACGACGGGCGGAGACACGGGTTCCTGATTCTGAGCCGGGAGGACTCCACCATGGTGAGGGGCCTGGAGAAGGGGTGCCGGGATGGGGCCCCCTGCAAGGAGTGTGCCTCACCACCGTTGCCCACAGATCCTGCAGACCGGGCAGGAGATCATGGAGCTGGACACCAGTGGCTTCGCCACACAGGGCCCCACAGTCTTTGCCGGCAACATCGGGGACAATCGCTACATCGTGCAAGTGTCACCGCTGGGCATCCGCCTGCTGGAAGGAGGTGGGCccggcaggcgggcgggcgggcgggcgggcgggcggacaaGGGCATGTGGACTGACTGGCCTGCGTTTGCAGTGAACCAGCTGCACTTCATCCCCGTGGACCTGGGCTCCCCCATCGTGCAGTGCGCCGTGGCTGACCCCTACGTGGTCATCATGAGCTCCGAGGGCCACGTCACCATGTTCCTGCTCAAGAGCGACTCCTATGGGGGCCGCCACCACCGCCTGGCTCTGCACAAGCCGCCGCTGCACCACGTAGGCCCTCCACCCCCGGCCCCTTGTCCCCAACCACTGTCCCTACCCCTCCTGGACcactgagccccctccccccaacagcAGTCCAAGGTGATCGCCATGTGTGTGTACCGCGACGTCAGTGGCATGTTCACCACCGAGAGCCGCCTGGGCGGGACCCGCGATGAGCTGGGCGGGCGCAGTGGCTCCGAGGCGGAGGGCCCAGGCTCAGAGACCAGGTGTGTGGGGGCCGGGGTCCTCGGGGCTGGGGTCCCCAGAGCGGGCCACCCCTGATACACGCATGTGCTCCCCAGCCCCACAGTGGATGACGAGGAGGAGATGCTGTACGGGGACTCGGGCTCCCTCTTCAGCCCCAGCAAGGA encodes:
- the CPSF1 gene encoding cleavage and polyadenylation specificity factor subunit 1 isoform X1, translating into MYAVYKQAHPPTGLEFSMYCNFFNNSERNLVVAGTSQLYVYRLNRDAEAPAKNDRSTEGKAHREHREKLELVASFSFFGNVMSMASVQLAGAKRDALLLSFKDAKLSVVEYDPGTHDLKTLSLHYFEEPELRDGFVQNVHAPRVRVDPDGRCAAMLTYGTRLVVLPFRRESLAEEHEGLVGEGQRSSFLPSYIIDVRALDEKLLNIVDLQFLHGYYEPTLLILFEPNQTWPGRVAVRQDTCSIVAISLNITQKVHPVIWSLTSLPFDCTQALAVPKPIGGVVVFAVNSLLYLNQSVPPYGVALNSLTSGTTAFPLRECTQEGVRITLDCAQAAFISYDKMVISLKGGEIYVLTLITDGMRSVRAFHFDKAAASVLTSSMVTMEPGYLFLGSRLGNSLLLKYTEKLQEAPASAVREAADKEEPLSKKKRVDSTVGWSGGQSGPQDEVDEIEVYGSEAQSGTQLATYSFEVCDSILNIGPCANAAMGEPAFLSEEFQNSPEPDLEIVMCSGYGKNGALSVLQKSIRPQVVTTFELPGCYDMWTVVAPVRKEQEETPQGEGAEQEPSTPDTEDDGRRHGFLILSREDSTMILQTGQEIMELDTSGFATQGPTVFAGNIGDNRYIVQVSPLGIRLLEGVNQLHFIPVDLGSPIVQCAVADPYVVIMSSEGHVTMFLLKSDSYGGRHHRLALHKPPLHHQSKVIAMCVYRDVSGMFTTESRLGGTRDELGGRSGSEAEGPGSETSPTVDDEEEMLYGDSGSLFSPSKEEARRSSQPPTDRDPTPFRAEPTHWCLLVRENGTMEIYQLPDWRLVFLVKNFPVGQRVLVDSSFGQPTTQGEARKEEATRQGELPLVKEVLLVALGSRQSRPYLLVHVDQELLIYEAFAHDSQLGQGNLKVRFKKVPHNINFREKKPKLSKKKAEGGGAEEGAAARGRVARFRYFEDIYGYSGVFICGPSPHWLLVTSRGALRLHPMGIDGPIDSFAPFHNVNCPRGFLYFNRQGELRISVLPAYLSYDAPWPVRKIPLRCTAHYVAYHVESKVYAVATSTNTACTRIPRMTGEEKEFETIERDDRYIHPQQEAFSIQLLSPVSWEAIPNARIELEEWEHVTCMKTVSLRSEETVSGLKGYVAAGTCLMQGEEVTCRGRILIMDVIEVVPEPGQPLTKNKFKVLYEKEQKGPVTALCHCNGHLVSAIGQKIFLWSLRASELTGMAFIDTQLYIHQMISIKNFILAADVMKSISLLRYQEDSKTLSLVSRDAKPLEVYSVDFMVDSTQLGFLVSDRDRNLMVYMYLPEAKESFGGMRLLRRADFHVGAHVNTFWRTPCRGAAEGPSKKSVVWENKHITWFATLDGGIGLLLPMQEKTYRRLLMLQNALTTMLPHHAGLNPRAFRMLHVDRRTLQNAVRNILDGELLNRYLYLSTMERSELAKKIGTTPDIILDDLLETDRVTAHF
- the CPSF1 gene encoding cleavage and polyadenylation specificity factor subunit 1 isoform X2 codes for the protein MYAVYKQAHPPTGLEFSMYCNFFNNSERNLVVAGTSQLYVYRLNRDAEAPAKNDRSTEGKAHREHREKLELVASFSFFGNVMSMASVQLAGAKRDALLLSFKDAKLSVVEYDPGTHDLKTLSLHYFEEPELRDGFVQNVHAPRVRVDPDGRCAAMLTYGTRLVVLPFRRESLAEEHEGLVGEGQRSSFLPSYIIDVRALDEKLLNIVDLQFLHGYYEPTLLILFEPNQTWPGRVAVRQDTCSIVAISLNITQKVHPVIWSLTSLPFDCTQALAVPKPIGGVVVFAVNSLLYLNQSVPPYGVALNSLTSGTTAFPLRECTQEGVRITLDCAQAAFISYDKMVISLKGGEIYVLTLITDGMRSVRAFHFDKAAASVLTSSMVTMEPGYLFLGSRLGNSLLLKYTEKLQEAPASAVREAADKEEPLSKKKRVDSTVGWSGGQSGPQDEVDEIEVYGSEAQSGTQLATYSFEVCDSILNIGPCANAAMGEPAFLSEEFQNSPEPDLEIVMCSGYGKNGALSVLQKSIRPQVVTTFELPGCYDMWTVVAPVRKEQEETPQGEGAEQEPSTPDTEDDGRRHGFLILSREDSTMILQTGQEIMELDTSGFATQGPTVFAGNIGDNRYIVQVSPLGIRLLEGVNQLHFIPVDLGSPIVQCAVADPYVVIMSSEGHVTMFLLKSDSYGGRHHRLALHKPPLHHSKVIAMCVYRDVSGMFTTESRLGGTRDELGGRSGSEAEGPGSETSPTVDDEEEMLYGDSGSLFSPSKEEARRSSQPPTDRDPTPFRAEPTHWCLLVRENGTMEIYQLPDWRLVFLVKNFPVGQRVLVDSSFGQPTTQGEARKEEATRQGELPLVKEVLLVALGSRQSRPYLLVHVDQELLIYEAFAHDSQLGQGNLKVRFKKVPHNINFREKKPKLSKKKAEGGGAEEGAAARGRVARFRYFEDIYGYSGVFICGPSPHWLLVTSRGALRLHPMGIDGPIDSFAPFHNVNCPRGFLYFNRQGELRISVLPAYLSYDAPWPVRKIPLRCTAHYVAYHVESKVYAVATSTNTACTRIPRMTGEEKEFETIERDDRYIHPQQEAFSIQLLSPVSWEAIPNARIELEEWEHVTCMKTVSLRSEETVSGLKGYVAAGTCLMQGEEVTCRGRILIMDVIEVVPEPGQPLTKNKFKVLYEKEQKGPVTALCHCNGHLVSAIGQKIFLWSLRASELTGMAFIDTQLYIHQMISIKNFILAADVMKSISLLRYQEDSKTLSLVSRDAKPLEVYSVDFMVDSTQLGFLVSDRDRNLMVYMYLPEAKESFGGMRLLRRADFHVGAHVNTFWRTPCRGAAEGPSKKSVVWENKHITWFATLDGGIGLLLPMQEKTYRRLLMLQNALTTMLPHHAGLNPRAFRMLHVDRRTLQNAVRNILDGELLNRYLYLSTMERSELAKKIGTTPDIILDDLLETDRVTAHF
- the CPSF1 gene encoding cleavage and polyadenylation specificity factor subunit 1 isoform X3, with protein sequence MYAVYKQAHPPTGLEFSMYCNFFNNSERNLVVAGTSQLYVYRLNRDAEAPAKNDRSTEGKAHREHREKLELVASFSFFGNVMSMASVQLAGAKRDALLLSFKDAKLSVVEYDPGTHDLKTLSLHYFEEPELRDGFVQNVHAPRVRVDPDGRCAAMLTYGTRLVVLPFRRESLAEEHEGLVGEGQRSSFLPSYIIDVRALDEKLLNIVDLQFLHGYYEPTLLILFEPNQTWPGRVAVRQDTCSIVAISLNITQKVHPVIWSLTSLPFDCTQALAVPKPIGGVVVFAVNSLLYLNQSVPPYGVALNSLTSGTTAFPLRTQEGVRITLDCAQAAFISYDKMVISLKGGEIYVLTLITDGMRSVRAFHFDKAAASVLTSSMVTMEPGYLFLGSRLGNSLLLKYTEKLQEAPASAVREAADKEEPLSKKKRVDSTVGWSGGQSGPQDEVDEIEVYGSEAQSGTQLATYSFEVCDSILNIGPCANAAMGEPAFLSEEFQNSPEPDLEIVMCSGYGKNGALSVLQKSIRPQVVTTFELPGCYDMWTVVAPVRKEQEETPQGEGAEQEPSTPDTEDDGRRHGFLILSREDSTMILQTGQEIMELDTSGFATQGPTVFAGNIGDNRYIVQVSPLGIRLLEGVNQLHFIPVDLGSPIVQCAVADPYVVIMSSEGHVTMFLLKSDSYGGRHHRLALHKPPLHHQSKVIAMCVYRDVSGMFTTESRLGGTRDELGGRSGSEAEGPGSETSPTVDDEEEMLYGDSGSLFSPSKEEARRSSQPPTDRDPTPFRAEPTHWCLLVRENGTMEIYQLPDWRLVFLVKNFPVGQRVLVDSSFGQPTTQGEARKEEATRQGELPLVKEVLLVALGSRQSRPYLLVHVDQELLIYEAFAHDSQLGQGNLKVRFKKVPHNINFREKKPKLSKKKAEGGGAEEGAAARGRVARFRYFEDIYGYSGVFICGPSPHWLLVTSRGALRLHPMGIDGPIDSFAPFHNVNCPRGFLYFNRQGELRISVLPAYLSYDAPWPVRKIPLRCTAHYVAYHVESKVYAVATSTNTACTRIPRMTGEEKEFETIERDDRYIHPQQEAFSIQLLSPVSWEAIPNARIELEEWEHVTCMKTVSLRSEETVSGLKGYVAAGTCLMQGEEVTCRGRILIMDVIEVVPEPGQPLTKNKFKVLYEKEQKGPVTALCHCNGHLVSAIGQKIFLWSLRASELTGMAFIDTQLYIHQMISIKNFILAADVMKSISLLRYQEDSKTLSLVSRDAKPLEVYSVDFMVDSTQLGFLVSDRDRNLMVYMYLPEAKESFGGMRLLRRADFHVGAHVNTFWRTPCRGAAEGPSKKSVVWENKHITWFATLDGGIGLLLPMQEKTYRRLLMLQNALTTMLPHHAGLNPRAFRMLHVDRRTLQNAVRNILDGELLNRYLYLSTMERSELAKKIGTTPDIILDDLLETDRVTAHF